A stretch of the Thermofilum adornatum genome encodes the following:
- the sfsA gene encoding DNA/RNA nuclease SfsA, with protein sequence MTRLLDIPVQVECLIRQRINRFVVEVEVEGKTRRAHINNTGRLREFLVSGRKAFCIPKDTPKTQYQLFAVEEGGLAALIDTALQMRAFEQLISLGIKPWDNIRISRRSPRLYSSVFDYEFERRGEDILVEVKSAVLRENSYAMYPDCPTERGRRQIKELIRHVESGRKGLIVFIAALPNVEAFKPYVEGDSEVARLLRIAKETGVEIRAISMHYEPIQRNIVLDNPDLPVFIPP encoded by the coding sequence ATGACTAGGCTCCTAGATATACCAGTCCAAGTAGAATGTTTGATAAGGCAACGTATCAATAGGTTCGTCGTAGAGGTAGAGGTAGAAGGAAAAACCCGGAGAGCCCACATAAACAACACTGGGCGCCTGAGAGAGTTTCTCGTTAGTGGCAGGAAGGCTTTCTGCATACCAAAAGATACGCCGAAGACCCAGTACCAATTATTCGCTGTTGAGGAAGGCGGGCTAGCCGCGCTTATTGACACTGCCCTGCAGATGAGGGCTTTCGAGCAACTTATATCTCTAGGGATAAAGCCGTGGGACAACATTAGGATTTCACGTAGGTCCCCTCGCCTATACAGTTCAGTGTTTGACTACGAATTTGAGCGTCGTGGAGAGGACATACTTGTAGAGGTTAAGAGTGCAGTGCTGAGGGAAAACTCTTATGCGATGTACCCTGACTGTCCAACCGAGCGTGGAAGGAGGCAAATCAAGGAGCTTATCAGACACGTTGAGTCAGGCAGAAAGGGGCTCATAGTTTTCATTGCGGCTCTTCCAAATGTGGAAGCCTTCAAGCCCTACGTGGAGGGGGACAGTGAAGTGGCAAGGTTGCTCAGAATAGCGAAAGAAACAGGTGTAGAGATCAGGGCTATTTCAATGCACTATGAGCCTATACAGCGAAATATTGTTCTGGATAACCCTGACCTTCCAGTCTTTATTCCTCCGTGA
- the mobB gene encoding molybdopterin-guanine dinucleotide biosynthesis protein B translates to MRAIAIIGYKDSGKTVLAERMIPILKAKNMKVAVVKHVHEEISLPEKDSGRLFRAGADLVLTVSKGVIEEYRRYDAKLWEIISSLKSYDFAIFEGFKSEFPGVRIAVAKDAEEAKQLVSPLTIAIVSTREKIDGENFKIPVFDLDRDLEKIVDYVLKKAFEPLPALNCGFCKYGNCMSMAEAILRGEATHRDCTVLSSKVKLRVDGRSIELNPFVQDVFRNVVYALVSTLKGAPTNPSSVELKVER, encoded by the coding sequence ATGAGGGCCATAGCCATTATAGGCTATAAGGATTCTGGGAAAACGGTTCTTGCAGAACGAATGATACCCATCCTCAAGGCAAAAAACATGAAGGTTGCAGTTGTGAAGCATGTGCACGAGGAAATTTCTCTTCCTGAAAAAGACTCTGGCAGGCTTTTCAGGGCTGGAGCCGACCTTGTCTTGACTGTCTCCAAAGGCGTAATAGAGGAATATAGGAGGTACGATGCAAAGCTATGGGAAATAATTTCAAGTTTGAAGAGCTATGACTTCGCCATTTTTGAAGGATTCAAGTCCGAGTTTCCAGGCGTTAGGATTGCCGTTGCAAAAGACGCCGAGGAGGCTAAACAGCTCGTTTCACCCCTAACCATTGCCATCGTTTCCACGAGGGAAAAAATAGATGGAGAAAACTTCAAGATTCCTGTATTCGACTTGGATCGTGACCTAGAGAAAATAGTAGACTACGTGCTTAAAAAGGCCTTTGAGCCGCTACCAGCCCTTAACTGTGGCTTCTGCAAGTATGGAAACTGCATGAGCATGGCTGAAGCGATTCTTCGAGGCGAGGCAACACATAGAGACTGCACAGTTTTATCCTCTAAGGTAAAGCTAAGGGTTGACGGAAGAAGCATCGAGCTAAACCCCTTTGTGCAGGACGTTTTCAGGAACGTTGTCTATGCTTTGGTCTCCACCCTTAAGGGTGCGCCTACGAATCCATCAAGCGTAGAGCTAAAGGTTGAGAGGTAG
- a CDS encoding SDR family oxidoreductase — MPLEINLKGKLSLTTASSRGIGFGVARVLALAGSDVILVARNREELVQASKSIKEEANVDVTYLVADLTKKEDLEKLEKDIRETGYPDIFFYSTGGPKPGSFQELEMEDWDQGYRLLVYPAIFLTRVVTPHMVEKRWGRIIYLTSSAIKEPMSNLALSNVLRISLAGLVRTLAKELGRYGITVNGIMPGTIKTSRIEELARDIARRNNISLEEAYNSLARDIPAGRLGKPEDIGYLVAFLASDYASYINGAMIPVDGGRLNSVF, encoded by the coding sequence GTGCCTTTGGAAATTAACCTCAAAGGTAAACTCTCCCTGACAACTGCTTCTTCGAGAGGTATAGGCTTCGGTGTCGCACGGGTGCTCGCACTGGCCGGTAGCGATGTTATTTTGGTTGCAAGAAACAGGGAAGAACTAGTCCAGGCCAGTAAATCGATAAAAGAAGAGGCCAACGTCGACGTTACATATCTTGTTGCCGACTTGACAAAGAAAGAAGACCTAGAAAAACTCGAAAAAGATATCCGAGAAACAGGCTACCCGGATATTTTCTTCTATTCGACTGGGGGACCAAAGCCTGGAAGCTTCCAGGAGCTCGAAATGGAGGACTGGGACCAGGGCTACAGGCTACTCGTCTATCCAGCGATATTTCTGACGAGAGTAGTGACTCCCCACATGGTCGAGAAGAGGTGGGGAAGAATAATCTATCTCACGAGTTCAGCCATAAAGGAGCCAATGAGCAACCTTGCCCTAAGCAACGTGCTACGTATAAGTCTTGCAGGACTCGTGAGGACGCTTGCAAAAGAACTTGGAAGATACGGCATAACTGTTAACGGGATTATGCCGGGGACAATAAAGACCTCGAGAATAGAAGAGCTTGCCAGAGACATTGCAAGACGCAACAACATATCTCTAGAAGAGGCATATAATAGCCTAGCAAGAGACATTCCGGCTGGGCGCCTCGGAAAACCAGAAGACATAGGATATCTTGTAGCTTTCCTTGCAAGCGACTACGCCTCCTACATTAACGGAGCAATGATACCTGTAGACGGGGGCCGCTTAAACTCTGTTTTCTAG
- a CDS encoding HesA/MoeB/ThiF family protein, producing MTSKENKGLLTKEELERYDRQIRVWGIEAQEKIKRAKVAVVGAGGLGSPVSYYLAAAGVGSLLIVDSEIIETSNLNRQILHWTSDIGRPKVESAKEKLEKLNPNVTIKVVRKKIESLDDAIEIAREVDIVVDCLDNWATRFLLNEACVKLRKPLVHAGVRELYGQLTVVKPYEGPCLRCIFPKNPPEESTFPIVGPVPGVIGALEALEVLKLITGHGETLVGKLLFYDGYRNSFDIVKVERRPDCPVCGRRP from the coding sequence TTGACTAGCAAAGAAAATAAAGGACTGCTGACCAAAGAGGAACTAGAAAGGTACGACCGACAAATAAGAGTCTGGGGAATAGAGGCCCAGGAGAAAATTAAGAGGGCAAAAGTAGCTGTTGTGGGAGCGGGAGGACTAGGCTCACCTGTCTCCTATTATCTAGCAGCGGCCGGCGTTGGTAGCCTTCTAATTGTAGACTCGGAAATAATCGAGACGAGTAACCTTAACAGGCAAATTCTGCACTGGACAAGTGACATTGGAAGACCCAAAGTCGAGTCGGCAAAGGAAAAACTAGAGAAACTAAACCCCAATGTCACTATTAAGGTTGTTCGGAAGAAAATAGAGAGTCTAGATGATGCAATAGAGATTGCGAGAGAAGTGGACATTGTTGTAGACTGCCTCGATAACTGGGCCACTCGTTTTCTCCTGAATGAGGCATGCGTGAAACTTAGAAAACCACTTGTTCATGCAGGAGTAAGGGAACTATATGGACAGCTCACAGTAGTAAAGCCATATGAGGGCCCATGCCTAAGATGCATTTTTCCAAAGAATCCGCCCGAAGAGTCAACTTTTCCAATTGTAGGACCCGTCCCGGGAGTGATCGGTGCGCTCGAGGCTCTTGAAGTACTAAAACTGATAACTGGGCACGGTGAAACCTTAGTGGGTAAACTATTGTTCTACGATGGCTACAGAAATTCTTTCGACATAGTAAAGGTCGAGCGCCGGCCAGACTGCCCTGTATGTGGGCGTAGGCCTTGA
- a CDS encoding HD domain-containing protein has protein sequence MSRKSLTDVAFSLINLARTGWMLRGIPGSLAETVAEHSFMSALICMELSEDVKDLDVEKMAIYALLHDLGEAFIGDVVKNFSSSVGETKERIELESVEKGIENELAKKLYGEYSQQQSREAKMAKLCNYIATYIMGLRYREMGFRVDDIIENTKKEIEDFSRELGVWEAVKRRYSL, from the coding sequence ATGTCTAGGAAAAGCCTTACAGATGTAGCATTTAGCCTTATTAACCTGGCAAGGACGGGTTGGATGCTCAGAGGCATACCCGGCTCATTGGCGGAGACCGTTGCAGAGCACTCTTTTATGTCTGCACTCATATGCATGGAGCTATCGGAAGATGTAAAAGACCTGGATGTAGAGAAAATGGCTATCTATGCTTTGCTACACGACCTTGGAGAGGCATTCATCGGAGACGTCGTAAAGAACTTTAGCTCAAGTGTTGGGGAAACCAAGGAACGCATCGAACTAGAGTCCGTAGAGAAAGGAATAGAAAATGAGCTCGCAAAGAAGCTCTACGGGGAATATTCTCAGCAACAAAGCAGGGAGGCTAAAATGGCTAAGCTATGCAATTACATTGCCACATATATAATGGGCTTAAGGTACAGGGAGATGGGATTCAGAGTGGATGATATAATTGAAAACACTAAAAAAGAAATAGAGGATTTTTCACGGGAACTAGGAGTATGGGAGGCTGTAAAGCGAAGATACAGCCTGTAG
- a CDS encoding heavy metal translocating P-type ATPase: MVKQIDPVCGMEVESEKTPYKSVYKGKIYYFCSPHCKKAFEKNPEYYLQHGPVVNKLTKTREKIRVIGVDCPTCVLAIQKSLHKIGATIDIDVTTGDAVVIYDQDKISLVDINKAIREAGYDLEKGTLVFSVELEPEEAHNFEKKVSRLKGVFSCHYSPASNLAKITYNPLTTNPAEIKELVRVLGYQVGEVEESQLEDKREKPLWIPLASFGLGLTVVTWHSLEAFHLVFPLPPIIYFAVATAVIFLNYDLLVRGLLALIRLSPSMDSLVTLSSLVAYITGIIQLLLSHEGMGMFEIPAGVLGFVSLGTYIENRVRKRAFNYLYALASAQKGKVRVIRDGKLVEVESDQVKPGEIVEVKAGERILVDGVVVEGWGYVDESTFTGEPAPVLKSAEKRDIVLSGTILVSGYLRVRATRVGKETSLAYIIEAVKEAQFRKPQFQRIADRVVGYLTWAIIAVSIGTFLYWATLGGASYSEAALFAAAVLAVTCPCPLGIAVPLVVAIAIINATRIGIVVRSGDVFERILQVDTVVFDKTGTLTMGKPRVQEVIFLDSAGEEVLRYLCSAENRSEHPLASAVIEYCSEKKVVSLEPEHYEHFPGLGIFAKINGAEVIVGSKRLLEMFNLEVPGQVNERAEKEISQGSTIFYVALNGKVSALVLVRDEIREDALRVVSFLKKKGLTTILATGDSKVVAENLSRELSLDQVYAEMRPEDKGELVEKLQASGKKVLFVGDGINDAVALSRAFVGIAMGGGADISKEAGDAVLAGGNLEPLIALFKLSELVRKKALENLLWAFAYNLTLVPIAAGILWKPLGVMLRPELAAGAMMASDITVVVNAVSMLRWQNKRG; the protein is encoded by the coding sequence ATGGTAAAGCAAATAGATCCAGTCTGTGGAATGGAAGTAGAATCTGAGAAAACTCCTTACAAATCTGTCTACAAGGGAAAAATATACTATTTCTGTAGCCCACACTGCAAAAAAGCATTCGAAAAGAACCCTGAATATTATTTACAGCATGGTCCAGTTGTGAACAAACTGACAAAAACAAGGGAAAAGATTAGAGTTATAGGTGTAGACTGTCCGACTTGTGTTTTAGCGATACAAAAATCCCTGCACAAGATTGGGGCCACCATAGACATAGATGTTACAACTGGTGATGCCGTTGTCATCTATGACCAGGACAAGATATCTCTTGTTGACATAAACAAGGCTATTCGGGAAGCTGGATACGACTTAGAAAAGGGAACGCTTGTCTTCAGTGTTGAACTCGAACCTGAAGAAGCACACAACTTTGAGAAAAAAGTATCAAGGCTTAAGGGAGTATTTTCTTGCCACTATTCGCCAGCCTCTAATCTCGCAAAGATAACCTATAATCCTCTAACTACCAACCCAGCAGAAATCAAAGAATTGGTCAGGGTCCTTGGATACCAAGTTGGAGAAGTAGAAGAGAGTCAACTCGAAGATAAACGGGAAAAGCCACTCTGGATACCTCTGGCCTCATTTGGATTGGGCCTCACAGTGGTTACTTGGCACTCGCTAGAAGCCTTTCACCTTGTTTTTCCGCTTCCGCCAATCATCTACTTTGCCGTTGCGACGGCAGTGATATTCCTAAACTATGATTTACTCGTAAGGGGCCTGTTAGCGCTTATACGCTTATCCCCAAGCATGGACAGCCTTGTAACTCTGTCTTCTCTTGTTGCATATATAACAGGGATTATACAGTTGCTTCTTAGTCATGAAGGCATGGGAATGTTTGAAATACCTGCTGGGGTTTTGGGCTTTGTCTCGCTGGGTACATATATCGAGAATAGGGTCAGGAAAAGGGCATTCAACTACCTGTATGCTCTGGCTTCTGCCCAAAAAGGTAAGGTGAGAGTGATACGCGACGGGAAACTCGTAGAGGTAGAATCTGACCAGGTAAAGCCAGGAGAAATAGTAGAGGTAAAAGCCGGAGAACGCATCCTTGTTGACGGTGTTGTTGTAGAAGGATGGGGATATGTTGATGAATCTACATTTACTGGCGAGCCGGCTCCTGTTTTGAAGAGCGCAGAGAAAAGAGATATTGTCCTGTCGGGGACAATTCTTGTCTCTGGCTACTTGAGAGTTAGAGCGACTAGGGTGGGAAAAGAGACGAGTCTGGCCTACATAATAGAAGCAGTCAAGGAAGCACAGTTTAGGAAGCCGCAGTTCCAGAGGATTGCCGACCGTGTTGTGGGCTATCTTACATGGGCGATAATAGCGGTTAGCATTGGGACGTTTTTGTACTGGGCGACGTTGGGAGGAGCTAGCTACAGCGAAGCCGCCTTATTCGCTGCGGCAGTGCTTGCGGTTACTTGTCCGTGTCCCCTAGGTATAGCAGTGCCCCTGGTAGTAGCGATCGCTATAATAAATGCAACTAGGATTGGTATAGTTGTTAGGAGCGGAGACGTCTTCGAAAGGATTCTGCAGGTAGACACTGTTGTTTTTGACAAGACAGGCACCCTGACCATGGGGAAGCCGAGAGTCCAAGAAGTAATTTTTCTTGACAGTGCAGGTGAAGAGGTCTTAAGGTACCTTTGTTCAGCAGAAAATAGAAGTGAGCATCCCTTGGCCTCTGCTGTTATCGAGTATTGTTCAGAGAAGAAGGTTGTTTCGCTAGAGCCGGAACACTACGAACATTTTCCTGGACTGGGAATTTTTGCCAAAATAAACGGTGCAGAAGTGATTGTTGGCTCGAAGAGACTTCTTGAAATGTTTAACCTTGAAGTCCCGGGTCAGGTAAACGAGAGAGCAGAAAAAGAGATTTCGCAGGGGTCTACCATCTTCTATGTTGCTCTAAATGGAAAGGTTTCTGCTCTTGTTTTGGTTCGAGACGAGATAAGGGAAGACGCATTAAGGGTGGTTTCTTTTCTGAAGAAAAAAGGTTTGACAACCATCCTTGCAACAGGAGACAGCAAGGTTGTAGCCGAAAATCTTTCCAGGGAGCTTTCCCTAGACCAGGTATATGCAGAGATGAGGCCAGAAGACAAGGGTGAACTTGTTGAAAAACTCCAAGCATCAGGCAAAAAAGTATTATTTGTCGGTGACGGTATCAATGATGCTGTCGCTTTGAGCAGGGCCTTCGTTGGCATAGCCATGGGTGGGGGTGCAGACATATCTAAGGAAGCCGGAGACGCCGTTCTCGCAGGAGGCAACCTGGAGCCCCTCATAGCTCTCTTCAAGTTGAGCGAGTTGGTGAGGAAAAAAGCACTAGAGAACCTATTGTGGGCCTTCGCCTACAATTTAACCCTTGTACCAATAGCTGCTGGGATTCTCTGGAAACCCCTAGGAGTCATGTTAAGGCCAGAGCTGGCTGCTGGGGCCATGATGGCCAGCGATATAACTGTCGTAGTGAATGCTGTCTCCATGCTGAGATGGCAGAACAAAAGAGGATAA
- a CDS encoding PLP-dependent cysteine synthase family protein, with product MYIIGKDERLEKVLGIVAEILKKGKISCNEYLGEKDLMQEALSFLGIREPSCKEGTETYHLDHLGFFDDISPSRLRVFSSTEELLYKNWPTPLVLLRSLSNHNLRVWAKLEFFNPFSMSVKDRIGWSMITDYLAKYNNPTVLYEATSTNTGMALTALANIKGLKVKLFLPYTIQKASDIILRIMGAEVQRVQKSLTVEFVGDVDELAKREGGIHLNQFENNSNLKVHLRYTAKELDLQVREASLKLRGIIGGVGTSGHLSALSLYFKSKYGDNVKVYGAQPAPGNVIPGIRRVETGMKWLHYVKIDKVQDVTSSEAIEQAIRIARSEGLFVGLSSGAVMATFEKLKKNGALQEGDYVLIFPDHGFKYIEQFATYLEETKRQDG from the coding sequence ATGTATATAATTGGGAAAGATGAGAGACTAGAAAAAGTATTGGGAATAGTTGCGGAAATTTTGAAGAAGGGAAAGATATCCTGCAACGAATATTTAGGGGAAAAAGACCTGATGCAGGAAGCTCTCAGTTTTCTAGGAATAAGGGAACCTTCATGTAAGGAAGGGACTGAGACGTATCATCTCGATCATCTGGGTTTCTTTGACGACATTTCTCCTTCACGGCTTAGAGTATTTAGTAGCACCGAAGAGCTTCTATACAAGAACTGGCCAACCCCTCTCGTTCTTCTTCGTTCACTGTCCAACCATAATTTAAGGGTGTGGGCAAAGTTGGAGTTTTTTAACCCCTTCAGTATGAGTGTAAAGGACAGAATTGGCTGGTCAATGATCACAGACTATCTGGCGAAGTATAATAATCCTACCGTTTTGTATGAAGCCACCAGTACAAATACGGGCATGGCTTTAACTGCTCTCGCAAATATAAAGGGTCTCAAGGTTAAATTATTCTTGCCATACACGATTCAAAAAGCCTCAGACATAATTCTGCGTATAATGGGTGCTGAGGTTCAAAGGGTTCAAAAAAGTCTCACCGTGGAATTCGTTGGAGACGTTGACGAGCTTGCAAAAAGGGAGGGAGGCATCCATTTGAATCAATTCGAGAATAACTCGAATTTAAAGGTTCATTTGAGATATACTGCTAAAGAGCTTGACTTGCAGGTGCGGGAAGCCTCCCTTAAGCTTAGGGGAATAATAGGTGGTGTAGGTACCTCGGGTCACCTTTCGGCACTAAGTCTTTATTTCAAAAGCAAATATGGCGACAACGTAAAGGTTTATGGCGCCCAGCCGGCACCCGGGAATGTTATTCCCGGCATAAGAAGAGTAGAAACCGGGATGAAGTGGCTTCACTATGTAAAGATAGACAAAGTCCAAGATGTTACATCTAGTGAAGCTATTGAACAGGCTATAAGGATAGCTAGAAGTGAGGGCTTATTTGTGGGTCTTAGCAGTGGAGCAGTAATGGCTACTTTTGAAAAGCTGAAAAAGAATGGGGCGCTCCAAGAAGGTGACTATGTGCTGATATTCCCAGATCACGGGTTTAAATACATTGAACAGTTTGCTACATATCTCGAAGAGACAAAAAGACAAGATGGTTAG
- a CDS encoding ParB N-terminal domain-containing protein produces MRGYWLQSKNNIELCAISELRPHEECEQDRLMTLLASIVKDGVLKKPIAVDKGTRVILDGHHRFEALKCLGCRYIPCIMFNYKSPLILVKSFGDGKNIPKEQVLKAGLSGKLFPPKTTKHLVFTWKGLVHISRFEPDINIELELLR; encoded by the coding sequence ATGAGGGGTTATTGGTTACAAAGCAAAAATAACATTGAACTGTGTGCCATCAGTGAGCTCCGTCCTCACGAGGAGTGCGAACAAGACAGACTTATGACATTGCTAGCTTCAATAGTGAAGGATGGAGTTTTAAAGAAGCCGATAGCTGTAGATAAAGGTACTAGAGTCATACTAGATGGGCACCACAGATTTGAGGCATTAAAATGTCTGGGTTGCAGGTATATACCATGTATCATGTTCAACTACAAGTCGCCTCTTATTTTAGTAAAGTCTTTTGGAGATGGCAAGAATATCCCGAAGGAACAGGTATTAAAAGCTGGGCTATCTGGGAAACTTTTTCCTCCTAAGACAACCAAGCACCTCGTGTTTACGTGGAAAGGCCTTGTACATATCTCGCGATTTGAACCTGATATAAATATCGAACTAGAATTGTTAAGATAA
- a CDS encoding DUF981 family protein codes for MPEQVLVVDPLDTWLMLLAATLFAAAAYIYFNFVKPLKELEQANRGFGVFFTCVGIYALATGVWATITWPFPGPYNIVLMDPWAIFGLASLVLGLSLLLKIDFSYTSVPFAFLGILPVVHGLAILNYRLTKTPEFTFLMYFLTGLSVLLSPILFYKKNKTIAYIAVLFLVIAGLLALYIGANATFGHIPGWGKWSPWYGAVKVGG; via the coding sequence ATGCCGGAACAAGTCTTAGTAGTAGACCCATTAGATACATGGTTAATGCTACTAGCAGCAACACTTTTCGCCGCCGCGGCATACATTTACTTCAACTTTGTAAAGCCCCTAAAAGAGCTCGAGCAGGCAAATAGAGGCTTCGGCGTCTTCTTTACATGTGTAGGCATTTATGCACTCGCCACAGGTGTTTGGGCAACAATTACGTGGCCTTTCCCTGGACCCTATAACATTGTACTGATGGATCCATGGGCTATTTTTGGATTAGCCAGCCTTGTCCTCGGTTTGTCCCTGCTTCTCAAGATAGATTTCTCCTACACTTCTGTCCCGTTCGCCTTCCTAGGCATCTTGCCAGTTGTCCACGGCTTGGCTATCCTCAACTACAGATTAACAAAGACCCCAGAGTTTACTTTCCTAATGTACTTCCTTACAGGCCTCTCTGTTCTCTTGTCCCCGATTCTATTCTACAAGAAGAACAAAACGATTGCATACATAGCTGTATTATTCCTCGTGATAGCTGGTCTTCTAGCTTTATACATTGGCGCAAATGCTACATTCGGCCACATTCCTGGATGGGGCAAGTGGTCTCCTTGGTACGGCGCAGTTAAAGTCGGAGGCTAA
- a CDS encoding MFS transporter, translating into MDKKLAMSLVALYTAYFLVYIHRTVTGVIQGELSNIATSNGIEPSLFISMVASAYFYAYAALQLPSGVFSDALGAKRYVAISMFTLGLGSLISSIPNPWLIVAGRVLVGIGASAVWISIQRVIGVYADKSLGATLTGIGLAVGNFGALFATLPIRILINIYGLSGTLLFLSIVAFLVGIISFVSINDHGVSSHSIKDGFKQTLQQLRVVVRSPHSLALGMAYLGSYSAILSFQSLWAPIYIKKYYPQSLQDTPSLLFMLALAFLIGVSLMGFISDRVLKRRKPILQACCLLHAIFWLVLAFLPILVNVSYNLLLLLFFVLGLVASTHMVISPMAREAYNHEYSGTTFSFVNMIGFLGVAIYQSIATFHPDPLTVIAVFSVLSIIALALSRNIKETLKTE; encoded by the coding sequence GTGGACAAAAAGCTTGCCATGTCACTGGTAGCCCTATACACAGCCTATTTCCTAGTCTATATACACAGGACAGTCACAGGCGTTATCCAAGGAGAACTCTCCAATATAGCTACTAGTAATGGAATCGAGCCCTCCCTATTCATCTCAATGGTCGCCTCCGCTTACTTCTACGCCTACGCCGCACTGCAACTGCCCTCTGGAGTCTTCTCAGACGCACTTGGGGCAAAAAGATACGTAGCAATAAGCATGTTTACCCTAGGATTAGGCTCACTCATATCTTCCATACCAAATCCATGGCTAATAGTGGCAGGACGTGTGCTTGTAGGCATCGGGGCATCGGCAGTCTGGATCTCGATACAGAGAGTGATAGGCGTATATGCAGATAAAAGCCTCGGAGCTACACTCACCGGCATAGGTCTGGCAGTTGGTAACTTTGGGGCCCTCTTCGCGACCCTTCCAATAAGAATACTCATAAACATATACGGCCTCTCGGGCACACTTCTCTTTCTTTCAATAGTTGCCTTCCTCGTTGGAATAATCTCGTTTGTATCAATAAATGACCACGGAGTCTCAAGCCACAGCATAAAAGATGGCTTTAAACAGACGCTTCAGCAGCTACGCGTAGTAGTCAGGTCCCCGCACTCTCTAGCGCTTGGAATGGCGTATCTCGGCTCATATTCCGCTATATTATCATTCCAGTCACTATGGGCACCAATATACATAAAGAAGTACTATCCACAATCTCTACAAGATACGCCAAGCCTGCTTTTCATGCTTGCACTAGCATTCCTAATAGGAGTATCCTTGATGGGATTCATAAGTGACAGGGTTCTCAAGAGAAGGAAGCCCATCCTGCAGGCTTGCTGTCTACTGCATGCAATATTCTGGCTTGTCCTCGCTTTTCTCCCAATACTTGTGAATGTTTCCTATAACCTTCTACTCTTATTATTCTTTGTCCTCGGGCTCGTAGCCTCTACACACATGGTAATATCGCCCATGGCACGTGAAGCATACAACCACGAATACTCGGGGACAACGTTTTCATTTGTAAACATGATAGGCTTTCTAGGAGTAGCAATCTACCAGTCCATCGCAACATTTCACCCTGATCCACTCACTGTCATAGCAGTGTTTAGCGTTCTTTCAATAATAGCTCTTGCTTTAAGCAGAAATATAAAAGAAACACTAAAAACAGAATAA